In one Synechococcales cyanobacterium T60_A2020_003 genomic region, the following are encoded:
- a CDS encoding P-loop NTPase family protein, translating to MVSQLESPTLNTSRQLPYSVEGLVQVFTAPHRSFFTNVMAQALRIAGQGTPVLVVQFLKGGIHQGVDAPVQLGQNLDWFRCNMTSCINSSEVDEAGAIALQELWEHTQRAVLQRKYSLVVLDELSLAINFGLISEADVLAFLSKRPRDVDMILTGPEMPPSILDIADQITELRRTYRA from the coding sequence ATACCAGCCGCCAACTTCCCTACAGTGTTGAAGGCTTAGTCCAGGTTTTTACCGCACCGCACCGCAGCTTTTTTACCAACGTCATGGCGCAAGCCCTCCGCATTGCCGGACAGGGAACTCCCGTGTTAGTCGTGCAGTTTCTTAAAGGGGGCATTCACCAAGGGGTAGACGCCCCGGTGCAGCTTGGCCAAAATCTAGACTGGTTCCGCTGCAATATGACGTCTTGTATTAATTCGTCTGAAGTTGATGAAGCAGGGGCGATCGCCCTTCAGGAACTGTGGGAACACACCCAGCGGGCGGTGCTCCAGCGCAAGTATTCCCTCGTGGTGCTAGATGAACTGAGCCTTGCCATTAACTTCGGATTGATTTCTGAAGCAGACGTGCTAGCCTTTCTTTCCAAGCGTCCACGGGATGTAGATATGATTCTCACGGGGCCAGAGATGCCCCCCTCGATCCTGGACATTGCAGATCAAATTACTGAGCTGCGCCGCACCTATCGCGCCTAA
- a CDS encoding dCTP deaminase, protein MIKNDTWIAQKAAAGMIMPFEPALVRRLDLNGSQQRPVISFGLSSYGYDIRLSPAEFRIFRHIPGTVIDPKHFNPDNLETTPLHRDESGDYFILPAHSYGLGVALEKLSVPDNITVICIGKSTYARCGIIANLTPAEAAWRGHLTLEFSNSSSADCRIYANEGIVQLLFLEGEPCQVSYETRQGKYQDQNEQVTLARV, encoded by the coding sequence ATGATTAAAAACGACACTTGGATTGCTCAAAAAGCTGCCGCAGGGATGATTATGCCCTTTGAACCTGCACTCGTTCGTCGCTTAGACCTCAATGGAAGTCAGCAACGTCCGGTGATTAGTTTTGGCCTATCATCCTACGGATACGATATTCGGCTCTCGCCTGCGGAATTCCGGATTTTCCGCCATATTCCAGGTACAGTGATTGATCCAAAGCACTTCAATCCCGATAACCTCGAAACAACGCCCCTCCACCGGGATGAAAGCGGTGACTACTTCATTCTTCCCGCCCACTCCTACGGGTTAGGCGTTGCGCTGGAAAAATTGAGCGTCCCTGACAATATCACCGTGATTTGTATCGGGAAATCGACCTACGCCCGTTGCGGCATTATTGCGAATCTCACCCCAGCTGAAGCCGCATGGCGTGGGCATCTCACGTTGGAATTCTCGAACTCCTCTAGTGCCGATTGCCGCATCTACGCCAATGAAGGCATTGTGCAGCTTCTATTCCTAGAGGGTGAACCCTGCCAGGTCAGCTACGAGACGCGCCAGGGCAAATATCAGGATCAGAATGAACAGGTGACCTTAGCGCGCGTGTGA